One segment of Leptodactylus fuscus isolate aLepFus1 chromosome 7, aLepFus1.hap2, whole genome shotgun sequence DNA contains the following:
- the TMEM208 gene encoding transmembrane protein 208 isoform X1, which yields MAPKGKVATKGKKQIYEENKETLSFYLRIILGATVLYGAVTLGIFYHSSTFWSWATLIFSCVIYAVAYRSMRGMAQATFSEDGSLVDGGIDLNMEQGMAEHLKDVVLLTAIVQVLSCFSLYIWYFWLLAPGRALYLLWVNVLGPWFSTDSTAPAAPQEQNDKRQRRQERRQMKRF from the exons ATGGCG CCTAAAGGAAAAGTTGCCACAAAGGGAAAGAAGCAGATTTATGAGGAGAACAAGGAGACACTGAGTTTCTACCTGCGGATCATTCTCGGGGCCACA GTGCTATATGGAGCCGTCACTCTTGGGATCTTCTACCATTCTTCTACATTCTGGAGCTGG GCCACCCTGATTTTCAGCTGTGTCATTTATGCAGTAGCGTATCGCTCCATGCGAGGAATGGCTCAAGCAACCTTTTCTGAAGATGGAAGCCTAGTAGACGGTGGAATTGACCTAAACATGGAGCAAGGAATGGCAGA gCACCTGAAGGATGTTGTGTTGCTGACAGCCATTGTCCAAGTTCTCAGCTGCTTTTCTCTCTATATCTGGTATTTCTGGCTGCTG GCTCCAGGCCGTGCTCTTTATTTACTCTGGGTGAATGTTCTTGGCCCCTGGTTCTCAACAGATTCAACTGCACCAGCTGCTCCACAAGAACAGAATGACAAGCGACAACGACGACAGGAAAGGCGGCAAATGAAACGCTTTTGA
- the TMEM208 gene encoding transmembrane protein 208 isoform X2: MRGMAQATFSEDGSLVDGGIDLNMEQGMAEHLKDVVLLTAIVQVLSCFSLYIWYFWLLAPGRALYLLWVNVLGPWFSTDSTAPAAPQEQNDKRQRRQERRQMKRF; the protein is encoded by the exons ATGCGAGGAATGGCTCAAGCAACCTTTTCTGAAGATGGAAGCCTAGTAGACGGTGGAATTGACCTAAACATGGAGCAAGGAATGGCAGA gCACCTGAAGGATGTTGTGTTGCTGACAGCCATTGTCCAAGTTCTCAGCTGCTTTTCTCTCTATATCTGGTATTTCTGGCTGCTG GCTCCAGGCCGTGCTCTTTATTTACTCTGGGTGAATGTTCTTGGCCCCTGGTTCTCAACAGATTCAACTGCACCAGCTGCTCCACAAGAACAGAATGACAAGCGACAACGACGACAGGAAAGGCGGCAAATGAAACGCTTTTGA
- the MRPL17 gene encoding large ribosomal subunit protein bL17m, with product MRLSLSLLVAHGKFARRMGLGPRSRLDMLRNLLTALVRHERIETTWARADELRFYANKIIDYGKCGDHDEKAMKMADFWLTEKDLIHKLFKTLVPRFDSHDGNYTSMYQIPNRENLDRAKMAVIEYKGNPLPPLPIKKRDNDKTLVNQLLLGYRLDNPLPSC from the exons ATGAGGTTGTCTCTTAGCCTCCTGGTGGCACATGGAAAGTTTGCCCGGCGGATGGGGCTGGGGCCCCGCTCTAGGCTGGATATGCTACGAAATCTATTAACGGCCTTAGTTCGACACGAACGCATCGAAACCACGTGGGCCCGGGCGGACGAATTGCGTTTCTATGCCAACAAG ATTATTGATTATGGGAAGTGTGGAGACCATGACGAGAAAGCTATGAAAATGGCTGACTTCTGGTTGACG GAGAAGGATCTGATTCACAAGCTTTTTAAGACTCTGGTTCCTCGCTTTGATTCACATGATGGCAACTACACAAGTATGTACCAGATACCAAATCGGGAAAATCTGGACCGTGCCAAGATGGCAGTTATAGAGTATAAAGGAAACCCTTTGCCACCTCTGCCAATAAAGAAAAGGGACAATGATAAGACACTTGTAAATCAGCTGTTATTGGGCTATCGTCTGGACAACCCTCTGCCATCATGTTAA